One Skermanella pratensis genomic window, TGCAGCGCGCGATCAACTCGCCGCTCCGCGATCCGCGGACCGATTCCGTCGCTTCGAGCTTGATTTTGTAGCCGTCGGTAAACCGCTTGAAGGCATCTTCCAGGGAGAAGGAGGGATCAACGACCTCAGCCCAGCGGCCGAGCGCGGCACCGTGCTGGACCTCTTCCTCCGCCCAGTCCCGCGCCACCTGCTGGAACTCGGGATCGTCGTTGAAGACGTTGCACAGGTAGGTCGCATAATCCCGGCCGTTATACTCAACCAGGGCCGCAGCCTTGATGATCTTCAGGATTTCCGCGTCTGCTTTCGATCTGTCGATGCGGTCCCAAGGAAGATCGTCCAGCGTCCAGTGTTGATAGCCCATTCTTCCCCAAGCCGAAGTTTGTTGACCCTGAAAGACCGATGGCCCGGCCTTGGCGGCCAGGCCATCGATAACAGGTCTGCAGATTATCCCTCTATGGCCGTTTTACAACGGCATCGTGGGGCATCAATGCGCGGTGGTGCCGGTGATCGCCTCGAGCTTGGCGCGGGCGATTGCCAGACGGCCCTCCGCGACGGCGCGCTCGCTGTCCGACTTGGCATCCTCCACATCCTCGCCCACGTCCCTGACCTCCTGCTCGACCGCGGCGCGGTCCAGTTCGTTCAGGTTGGTCGCCTGCTCGGCCAGGACCGTGCAGCGGGTCTCGGTCACCTCGGCGAAGCCGCCGGCGACGAAGATCCGGTCCACGACCCGGTCACCCTCGAAGATGTCGATGACGCCGGGGCGCACCGTGGTGATCATCGGCGCGTGACCGGCCAGCACACCGAAGTTACCCTCGCCGCCCGGCACCACGACCATGTCGACCGGCTGGGAGACCAGCAGCTTTTCCGGCGAAACCAGCTCGAACTCGACTTTGTCGGCCATGGATAGCTCTCGTTCCTGAGTTAGGCGTCAAACAAGGCGAAGGGGCGATGAAGCCCCTTCGACCTCCGGTACTTACGCGGCCTCGGCGGCCATCTTGCGGGCCTTCTCGACCGCATCCTCGATCTTGCCGACCATGTAGAAGGCGGCTTCGGGGAGGTGGTCGTACTCGCCGTTGACGATGCCCTTGAAGCCCTTGATCGTGTCTTCCAGGCTGACCAGCACGCCCGGGGTGCCGGTGAACACCTCGGCGACGTGGAACGGCTGGGACAGGAAGCGCTGGATCTTGCGGGCGCGGGCGACGACCAGCTTGTCGTCTTCCGACAGCTCGTCCATGCCCAGAATCGCGATGATGTCCTGCAGCGACTTGTAGGTCTGCAGGACCTTCTGCACCGAACGGGCGACCTGATAGTGCTCGTCGCCGACGACGCGCGGGTCGAGGATCCGGCTGGTGCTGTCCAGCGGGTCCACGGCCGGGAAGATCGCCATTTCGGCGATCGAGCGCGACAGCACGGTGGTGGCGTCCAGGTGGGCGAACGAGGTGGCAGGCGCGGGGTCGGTCAAGTCGTCGGCCGGCACGTAGATGGCCTGCACCGAGGTGATCGAGCCCTTCTTGGTGGAGGTGATGCGCTCCTGCAGGGCACCCATGTCGGTCGCCAGCGTCGGCTGGTAACCCACGGCGGAGGGGATGCGGCCGAGCAGCGCGGACACTTCCGAGCCCGCCTGGGTGAAGCGGAAGATGTTGTCGACGAAGAACAGGACGTCCTGGCCTTCCTCGTCGCGGAAGTACTCCGCCAGGGTCAGGCCGGTCAGGCCGACACGCGCGCGGGCACCCGGCGGCTCGTTCATCTGGCCGTAGACCAGGGCCACCTTGGAGCCCGGACCGTCGGTCTTGATGACGCCGCCCTCGATCATCTCGTGGTAGAGGTCGTTGCCCTCGCGGGTCCGCTCGCCCACGCCGGCGAAGACGGACACGCCGCCGTGCGCCTTCGCGACGTTGTTGATCAGCTCCATGATCGTGACGGTCTTGCCGACGCCGGCGCCGCCGAACAGGCCGATCTTGCCGCCCTTGGCGTAGGGCGCCAGCAGGTCGATGACCTTGATGCCCGTGACCAGCACCTGGGCTTCGGTCGACTGGTCGACGAAGTCCGGGGCGGAACGGTGGATCGGCAGGGTCGAGGAATGGCCGACGTCGCCGCGCTCGTCGATCGGCTCGCCGATCACGTTCAGGATGCGGCCCAGGGTGGCCGGACCGACCGGCACGGAGATCGGGCTGCCGGTGTCGTTGACGGGCTGGCCGCGGACGAGGCCGTCGGTCGTGTCCATCGCGATCGCGCGCACGGTGTTCTCACCCAGGTGCTGGGCCACTTCGAGCACCAGCGTCTTGCCCTCGTTCTGGGTATGCAGGGCGTTCAGGATGGCGGGCAGGTCGGCTTCGAACTGGACGTCGACGACCGCGCCGGTGATCTGGGTGATCTTGCCGACGGCATTGCCGGGCGCGGCGTTGGCGGGCGCATTGCTGGGCTGGATAACAGCAGTCATGTGGGTTCGCTCCCTCGGAACCAGATATCAGTATCGGACGCTCATTGAACCTGACGGGCCTCAGATCGCCTCGGCACCGGAGATGATCTCGATCAACTCCTTGGTGATGACGGCCTGGCGGGTCCGGTTGTAGGTCAGCGTCAGCTTGTTGATCATGTCGCCGGCGTTGCGCGTGGCGCTGTCCATCGCGGTCATCCGGGCACCCTGCTCGCTGGCGGCGCTTTCGAGCAGCGCCCGATAGACCTGGATCGACAGGTTCTTCGGCAGCAGGTCGGCGAGGATCTGGTCCTCCTCCGGCTCGAACTCGTACAGCGCCTTCGCCTCGCCCTGGTCGGCGGCCTCGGCGGGCTCCCCTTCCGGCATGGCGAACGGGATCACCTGCTGGACGGTGACGACCTGGGTCATCGCCGACTTGAACTTGTTGTAGATCACCGACGCCACGTCGTATTCGCCGGCCTCGAACAGCTCGAGCACCTTGGCGGTGATCATGTCGGCCTCGGCGAACGACAGCCGCTTGCGTCCGATGTCCTCATAGGACTGGACGATGGTCTTGGGGTTGGTCCGGCGGATCTGGTCGCGGCCCTTGCGGCCGACGGTCAGCACCTTGACGGTCTTCCCCTCGCTTTCGAGCCGGGCGATCTGGCGCCGCGCCTCGCGCACGATGGTTCCGTTGAAGCCGCCGCACAGGCCACGGTCCGACGTGATGACGACCAGCAGGTGCACGTCCTGCTTTCCGGTACCGGTCATCAGCTTCGGACCTTCGCCGTTGCTCGACACGTTGGCGGCGAGCGACGCGAGCATACGGCCCATGCGCTCGGCATAGGGACGGCCGGCCTCCGCCTGCTCCTGCGCGCGGCGCAGCTTGGAGGCGGCGACCATTTTCATGGCGGCCGTGATCTTCTGCGTCGACTTGACGCTGGCGATACGGTTTTTAAGGTCCTTAAGGCTTGGCATTCGAGGCCTTCATCACACCGGGGGTTGGAGCCCTGCCTTCCTGATCCCCGACGCGGTCCTCCGGAAATGCTTCCGGAAGACCGCATCCAGGGACCGCTTCGAGCTTAGACGAACACCTTGGAGAAATTGTCGAGGAAGCCCTTCAGCTTCTCCTCGGTCTCCTTGGACAGCGCCTTCTCGGTGCGGATGGCGTCGAGGATGTTGGCCCCCTTGGAGCGGACCTCATCCAGCAGCTTCGCTTCGTACCGGTTGACGTCATCGACCTTGACCCGGTCGAGGTAGCCGCGCACGCCGGCGAAGATCGAGACCACCTGCTCTTCCACCGGCATCGGCGAGAACTGGCCCTGCTTCAACAGTTCGGTCAGCCGGGCGCCGCGGTTCAGCAGCCGCTGGGTCGATGCGTCCAGGTCCGAGGCGAACTGCGCGAAGGCGGCCATCTCGCGGTACTGGGCCAGTTCCAGCTTGATGGTGCCGGCAACCTGCTTCATCGCCTTGATCTGCGCTGCCGAACCGACGCGGCTGACCGACAGGCCGACGTTGATGGCCGGGCGGATGCCGCGGTAGAACAGGCCGGTCTCCAGGAAGATCTGGCCGTCGGTGATCGAGATGACGTTCGTCGGGATGTAGGCCGACACGTCGCCGGCCTGCGTCTCGATGATCGGCAACGCGGTCAGCGAACCGGCGCCCTTGCTGTCGTTCATCTTCGCCGCCCGCTCCAGCAGGCGGGAGTGCAGGTAGAACACGTCGCCCGGGTAGGCTTCGCGTCCCGGCGGACGGCGCAGCAGCAGCGACATCTGGCGGTACGCGACGGCCTGCTTGGACAGATCGTCATAGACGATCAGCGCATGCATGCCGTTGTCGCGGAAGAACTCGCCCATGGCGCAGCCGGTGTA contains:
- the atpD gene encoding F0F1 ATP synthase subunit beta, which encodes MTAVIQPSNAPANAAPGNAVGKITQITGAVVDVQFEADLPAILNALHTQNEGKTLVLEVAQHLGENTVRAIAMDTTDGLVRGQPVNDTGSPISVPVGPATLGRILNVIGEPIDERGDVGHSSTLPIHRSAPDFVDQSTEAQVLVTGIKVIDLLAPYAKGGKIGLFGGAGVGKTVTIMELINNVAKAHGGVSVFAGVGERTREGNDLYHEMIEGGVIKTDGPGSKVALVYGQMNEPPGARARVGLTGLTLAEYFRDEEGQDVLFFVDNIFRFTQAGSEVSALLGRIPSAVGYQPTLATDMGALQERITSTKKGSITSVQAIYVPADDLTDPAPATSFAHLDATTVLSRSIAEMAIFPAVDPLDSTSRILDPRVVGDEHYQVARSVQKVLQTYKSLQDIIAILGMDELSEDDKLVVARARKIQRFLSQPFHVAEVFTGTPGVLVSLEDTIKGFKGIVNGEYDHLPEAAFYMVGKIEDAVEKARKMAAEAA
- a CDS encoding F0F1 ATP synthase subunit gamma encodes the protein MPSLKDLKNRIASVKSTQKITAAMKMVAASKLRRAQEQAEAGRPYAERMGRMLASLAANVSSNGEGPKLMTGTGKQDVHLLVVITSDRGLCGGFNGTIVREARRQIARLESEGKTVKVLTVGRKGRDQIRRTNPKTIVQSYEDIGRKRLSFAEADMITAKVLELFEAGEYDVASVIYNKFKSAMTQVVTVQQVIPFAMPEGEPAEAADQGEAKALYEFEPEEDQILADLLPKNLSIQVYRALLESAASEQGARMTAMDSATRNAGDMINKLTLTYNRTRQAVITKELIEIISGAEAI
- a CDS encoding F0F1 ATP synthase subunit epsilon, with product MADKVEFELVSPEKLLVSQPVDMVVVPGGEGNFGVLAGHAPMITTVRPGVIDIFEGDRVVDRIFVAGGFAEVTETRCTVLAEQATNLNELDRAAVEQEVRDVGEDVEDAKSDSERAVAEGRLAIARAKLEAITGTTAH
- the atpA gene encoding F0F1 ATP synthase subunit alpha; protein product: MEIRAAEISAILKQQIANFGNEADVAEVGQVLSVGDGVARVYGLDNVKAGEMVEFPNGLKGMALNLETDNVGVVIFGDDRDIKEGDVVKRTGAIVEVPIGRGLLGRVVDGLGNPIDGKGPLIDVVMSRVEVKAPGIIPRKSVHEPMQTGLKAIDALVPIGRGQRELIIGDRQTGKSAVAIDAFLNQKGINQGGDESKKLYCIYVAVGQKRSTVAQIVKTLEDAGALEYSIVVAATASEPAPLQFLAPYTGCAMGEFFRDNGMHALIVYDDLSKQAVAYRQMSLLLRRPPGREAYPGDVFYLHSRLLERAAKMNDSKGAGSLTALPIIETQAGDVSAYIPTNVISITDGQIFLETGLFYRGIRPAINVGLSVSRVGSAAQIKAMKQVAGTIKLELAQYREMAAFAQFASDLDASTQRLLNRGARLTELLKQGQFSPMPVEEQVVSIFAGVRGYLDRVKVDDVNRYEAKLLDEVRSKGANILDAIRTEKALSKETEEKLKGFLDNFSKVFV